Proteins from a genomic interval of Harpia harpyja isolate bHarHar1 chromosome 9, bHarHar1 primary haplotype, whole genome shotgun sequence:
- the CCDC92 gene encoding coiled-coil domain-containing protein 92, translated as MATSNLENQLQSAQKNLLFLQREHANTLKGLHAEIRRLQQHCTDLTYELTVKSSDLSGNGISRSDELKRKCEDLEAQLKVKEAENNELLKELEQKNAMIMVLENTIKEREKKYLEELKMKSHKLNMLSSELEQRASTIAYLTSQLHATKKKLMSSSGTSEGTPSGSPVLSNYKPSPPKDKLPETPRRRMKKSLSTPLNPEFEEAYRIGSDSRKLLLREPVDAMPDPTPFLLARETAEVHLIKERPLVIPPIASDRASGESHSPAREKPHKAHIGVAHRIHHVAPSQPQPEVETLAVDQVHGSKAVRKHSGTDRTV; from the exons ATGGCAACTTCAAACCTGGAGAACCAGCTACAGAGTGCCCAGAAGAATCTGTTGTTTCTCCAGCGAGAACATGCCAACACATTGAAAGGCCTGCATGCTGAGATTCGAcgcctgcagcagcactgcacag ATTTAACCTATGAGCTGACTGTAAAGAGTTCAGACTTGTCAG GAAATGGTATTTCAAGAAGTGATGAACTCAAAAGAAAGTGCGAAGATCTTGAAGCTCAGCTGAAAGTCAAAGAGGCTGAAAATAATGAATTATTGAAAGAACTTGAGCAAAAGAATGCGATGATAATGGTGTTGGAAAACActattaaagaaagagaaaagaagtatttggaagagttaaaaatgaaaagccatAAGCTCAATATGTTGTCAAGTGAACTAGAGCAGAGAGCCAGCACTATTGCTTACTTAACTTCTCAGCTGCATGCAACTAAGAAGAAGCTGATGAGTTCAAGTGGGACTTCGGAGGGGACCCCTTCTGGCAGTCCAGTGTTGTCCAACTATAAGCCGTCCCCTCCCAAAGATAAACTGCCGGAGACTCCGCGGCGCAGAATGAAGAAGAGTCTGTCGACACCACTCAATCCCGAGTTTGAAGAGGCCTACAGAATAGGGTCGGATAGCCGGAAGCTGCTGTTAAGAGAGCCCGTGGATGCCATGCCTGATCCCACTCCGTTTCTGTTGGCCAGGGAAACGGCAGAGGTACATCTTATTAAGGAGAGGCCGTTAGTTATTCCACCTATTGCTTCAGATCGTGCATCCGGTGAATCGCACAGCCCAGCCCGAGAGAAGCCGCACAAGGCACACATTGGGGTGGCGCATCGCATCCACCATGTCGCGCCATCCCAGCCTCAGCCAGAGGTTGAAACGCTGGCAGTGGATCAGGTCCATGGAAGCAAAGCGGTCAGAAAGCACTCAGGGACAGACAGAACTGTTTGA